One region of Acidimicrobiales bacterium genomic DNA includes:
- a CDS encoding carboxypeptidase-like regulatory domain-containing protein, translating to MRTSRVRLLSVLVALGASVLLVGCGGVETLSFRKPPPTTAPRTTSPLTLPGDLASVRQTPVPGATTTTLPKIGPGNASITGSVFGPGGPVAGATVEVVRLVGIQLASANATTAADGSFTIGNILGGRYRVRAWHSPDLSMTSPQIFFLEGGQPHNVTLQLVGFSGPDIATSVNPSVLYVGNSANLLVQATTPAVGSDGVVRYQPLVGTTVTLTNGPAWTVYNGNPQTTGTNGRVLFQIGCSQPGDNPLSVTVGSANPQTVPTPACIEPAPPTTACTPSTSSTTTLIRPGETTTTQQPCTTT from the coding sequence TTGAGAACGTCGCGGGTGCGCCTGTTGTCGGTGCTGGTGGCGCTCGGGGCGTCGGTGCTCCTCGTGGGGTGCGGCGGTGTCGAGACCCTCAGCTTCCGCAAGCCCCCGCCCACTACGGCACCCCGTACGACATCGCCGCTTACCCTCCCGGGAGACCTGGCTTCGGTGCGACAGACCCCCGTTCCCGGTGCCACGACGACGACGCTCCCCAAGATCGGGCCGGGCAACGCGTCTATCACCGGGTCGGTTTTCGGTCCTGGGGGTCCGGTCGCCGGCGCGACGGTCGAAGTCGTGCGCCTGGTCGGAATCCAGCTCGCCTCTGCAAATGCGACTACGGCTGCCGACGGGAGCTTCACGATCGGCAACATTCTCGGGGGCCGCTACCGGGTCCGCGCCTGGCACAGCCCCGACCTGAGCATGACCTCTCCGCAGATCTTCTTCCTCGAGGGGGGTCAGCCTCACAACGTCACCCTGCAGTTGGTGGGGTTCAGCGGACCGGACATCGCCACGTCGGTCAATCCGAGCGTCCTCTACGTCGGGAACTCCGCGAACCTGCTCGTCCAGGCGACCACGCCTGCAGTTGGGTCCGACGGCGTGGTCCGGTACCAGCCGCTTGTAGGAACGACGGTCACCCTTACGAACGGTCCCGCCTGGACGGTCTACAACGGCAACCCCCAGACGACCGGCACCAACGGGCGGGTCCTGTTCCAGATCGGATGCTCGCAGCCGGGGGACAACCCTCTGAGCGTTACCGTCGGCTCCGCAAATCCCCAAACCGTTCCCACGCCCGCGTGCATCGAGCCGGCGCCACCGACCACGGCATGTACCCCCTCGACTTCGTCGACCACGACGTTGATCCGGCCAGGCGAGACGACCACCACTCAGCAACCCTGCACAACAACTTGA
- the trpE gene encoding anthranilate synthase component I gives MTSGISRDEFASLASDYSVVPVWRELLADLTTPVAAFARVTGDDRDERAFLLESVEHAGPWGRWSFVGRHPSATLVCKDGRIDVEGRIPPEVPLRQGILAAVEGLLNRYRSPVIEGLPPLHGGIVGYLGYDVVREVEHLPDIPPDEAGYPDAILSVVGQVAAYDYWRQRVTLIDAVPIPPAAASNRALCDDLYDAAMARLEVFASEGARPIDEPIVVPPERDDELPEFTRRTSPEMFASAVAVAKEHILAGDIFQVVLSQRFELELEAEAFDLYRALRQVNPSPYMYYLQHPELCVVGSSPEPMVQLMGGKVISRPIAGTRRRGRTDEHDRRMAAELVEHPKERAEHVMLVDLARNDVGRVVDYGTEKVDELMTLERYSHVMHLTSQVSGRLRGGLGPIDVLRATLPAGTVSGAPKVRAMQIIDELEPAKRGPYAGVIGYFDFSGNLDTAIAIRTMLVAPDGTASVQAGAGIVADSDPHDEDLECRNKAAALLAAVPGARRMSAARTARTSRPEELAGA, from the coding sequence GTGACTAGCGGGATCTCACGCGACGAGTTCGCTTCTCTCGCCAGCGATTACAGCGTCGTTCCGGTGTGGCGAGAGCTGCTCGCCGACCTGACCACCCCGGTTGCGGCGTTCGCCCGGGTTACCGGAGACGATCGCGACGAGAGGGCGTTCCTCCTCGAATCCGTCGAGCACGCCGGGCCCTGGGGCCGCTGGTCGTTCGTCGGCCGCCATCCTTCGGCGACCCTTGTGTGCAAGGACGGGCGCATCGATGTCGAAGGGCGAATCCCTCCGGAGGTCCCCCTGCGCCAGGGGATCCTCGCCGCTGTCGAAGGACTGTTGAACCGCTACCGGTCCCCCGTGATCGAGGGCCTTCCCCCGCTTCATGGAGGGATCGTTGGATACCTCGGTTACGACGTGGTCAGAGAGGTCGAGCACCTCCCCGATATCCCGCCCGATGAGGCCGGCTACCCGGACGCAATCCTTTCGGTAGTCGGGCAGGTCGCTGCCTACGACTACTGGCGCCAGCGAGTCACCCTCATTGATGCGGTGCCGATACCGCCGGCTGCGGCGAGCAACAGGGCGCTGTGCGACGACCTGTACGACGCGGCGATGGCCAGGCTCGAGGTGTTCGCTTCCGAGGGAGCGCGTCCGATAGACGAGCCGATCGTCGTGCCACCAGAGCGTGACGACGAGCTTCCGGAGTTCACGCGGCGCACTTCGCCGGAGATGTTCGCCTCCGCAGTCGCAGTAGCCAAAGAGCACATCCTCGCAGGAGACATCTTTCAGGTCGTGCTCTCGCAACGCTTCGAGCTCGAATTGGAAGCCGAGGCCTTCGACCTGTACCGGGCCCTACGGCAGGTGAACCCGAGCCCGTACATGTACTACTTGCAGCATCCGGAGCTCTGTGTTGTCGGATCGTCGCCCGAGCCGATGGTGCAGCTGATGGGCGGCAAGGTCATCTCGCGGCCGATCGCCGGCACCCGGCGGCGAGGACGGACCGATGAGCACGACAGGCGAATGGCGGCCGAGCTCGTCGAGCACCCGAAGGAGCGCGCCGAGCACGTCATGCTCGTGGACCTCGCGCGGAACGATGTCGGTCGCGTCGTCGACTACGGAACCGAGAAAGTCGACGAGCTGATGACGCTCGAGCGCTATAGCCACGTAATGCATTTGACGTCGCAGGTCTCCGGACGGCTACGCGGCGGTCTCGGTCCGATCGATGTGCTTCGAGCGACGCTGCCGGCCGGGACTGTCTCCGGCGCGCCGAAGGTGCGAGCGATGCAGATCATCGACGAGCTCGAGCCGGCGAAGCGCGGCCCGTACGCGGGTGTGATCGGCTATTTCGATTTTTCGGGCAACCTCGACACGGCGATCGCGATCAGGACGATGCTCGTCGCACCGGACGGAACCGCGAGTGTTCAGGCGGGAGCCGGGATTGTCGCCGACAGCGACCCCCACGACGAGGATCTGGAGTGCCGCAACAAGGCGGCCGCCCTGCTCGCGGCGGTGCCGGGCGCCCGCCGCATGAGTGCCGCCCGGACGGCGAGAACCTCACGTCCAGAGGAGCTCGCAGGTGCCTGA
- the hisI gene encoding phosphoribosyl-AMP cyclohydrolase → MPVAVPIEATAEQLAQVKYNSEGLVPAIVQEHGSGVVLMMAWMNAGTLAETLESGRTVFWSRSRQERWRKGDSSGDCQWVKAAYYDCDGDTLLFVVEQDGAGACHTGEHSCFYRSFGAGDAASSD, encoded by the coding sequence ATGCCTGTAGCAGTCCCGATCGAAGCCACGGCGGAGCAGCTCGCCCAGGTCAAGTACAACTCCGAGGGCCTCGTTCCCGCGATCGTGCAGGAGCACGGGAGCGGAGTTGTGCTGATGATGGCGTGGATGAACGCCGGCACGCTGGCGGAGACGCTCGAGAGCGGCAGGACCGTGTTCTGGTCGAGGAGCCGGCAGGAGCGGTGGCGCAAGGGTGACAGCAGCGGAGACTGCCAGTGGGTGAAAGCCGCCTACTACGACTGCGACGGGGACACGCTCCTCTTCGTGGTCGAGCAGGACGGCGCCGGCGCGTGCCACACCGGCGAGCACAGCTGCTTCTACAGGTCATTCGGCGCCGGCGACGCTGCGAGCAGTGACTAG
- a CDS encoding co-chaperone GroES, producing the protein MSTSPKQAVQMLTDRVLVQIPRSEGERKSRAGILIPATAQVARRLAWAEVVATGPHVRSVKQGDMVLFNPEDRYEVEVQGEDYLILRERDIHAVASERVDGGTGLYL; encoded by the coding sequence ATGAGCACGTCGCCGAAGCAGGCCGTACAGATGCTCACCGACCGGGTGCTGGTGCAGATTCCCCGGAGCGAAGGCGAGCGCAAGTCCCGCGCGGGCATCCTCATCCCGGCGACGGCTCAGGTGGCCCGGCGCCTCGCCTGGGCGGAGGTGGTCGCCACCGGACCTCACGTGCGATCGGTAAAGCAAGGCGACATGGTCCTGTTCAACCCCGAGGACCGCTACGAGGTCGAGGTGCAGGGCGAGGACTACCTGATCCTCCGCGAGCGCGACATCCACGCCGTCGCCTCCGAGCGGGTCGACGGCGGGACTGGCCTGTATTTGTAA
- the hisF gene encoding imidazole glycerol phosphate synthase subunit HisF: protein MRVIPCLDVDAGRVVKGIKFKNLRDAGDPVELAARYDSEGADELVFYDITASAEARETMVDVVARTAEQVFIPLTVGGGVRTLEDARQLLRVGADKVSVNSAAVERPALVDELADTFGTQCVVVGIDVRRNERGGFEVFTHGGRRATGVDAVEWSAECEARGAGELVLNSMDRDGTREGFDLELTRTVTDTVGIPVVASGGVGLLQHLVDGAVIGGADAVLAASIFHFAEASVAEAKETLAAAGVTVRPVEVTLTE from the coding sequence GTGCGCGTCATCCCCTGCCTCGACGTGGACGCCGGACGGGTGGTCAAAGGGATCAAGTTCAAGAACCTTCGCGACGCGGGCGACCCGGTCGAGCTCGCTGCGCGGTACGACAGCGAGGGGGCCGACGAGCTCGTCTTCTACGACATCACCGCGTCGGCCGAAGCCAGGGAAACGATGGTTGACGTCGTCGCGAGGACTGCCGAGCAGGTCTTCATCCCGTTGACGGTCGGGGGCGGCGTGCGGACGCTGGAGGACGCCCGGCAGCTGCTTCGGGTCGGTGCCGACAAGGTGAGCGTCAACAGCGCTGCCGTCGAGCGTCCCGCTCTGGTCGACGAGCTGGCGGACACGTTCGGGACCCAGTGCGTTGTCGTCGGGATCGACGTCCGCAGGAACGAGCGCGGTGGCTTCGAGGTGTTCACCCACGGCGGCCGCAGGGCGACAGGGGTCGACGCGGTCGAGTGGTCGGCCGAGTGCGAAGCAAGAGGGGCGGGGGAGCTTGTTCTCAATTCGATGGATCGCGACGGGACTCGAGAGGGATTCGACCTCGAGCTGACCCGTACAGTCACCGACACGGTCGGAATTCCGGTGGTCGCGAGTGGCGGTGTGGGCCTCTTGCAACACCTGGTGGACGGAGCCGTGATCGGAGGCGCAGACGCGGTTCTCGCCGCATCTATTTTCCATTTCGCCGAGGCCAGCGTGGCAGAGGCCAAGGAGACCCTCGCGGCGGCCGGCGTCACCGTCAGGCCGGTCGAAGTAACGTTGACTGAATGA
- the hisA gene encoding 1-(5-phosphoribosyl)-5-[(5-phosphoribosylamino)methylideneamino]imidazole-4-carboxamide isomerase, whose translation MELFPAIDLRGGRCVRLVEGNFDDETVYGDDPISMGQAFASAGARWIHVVDLDAARTGEPVNRKVIAELASTLGHRVKVQTGGGVRSHEDAEQLLDSGVARVVVGTAALEKPGFLRSLCLEWPGRVAAGVDHRDGELRLRGWEERAGVKVADAVESFAEAGAAAVVVTDISRDGNLAGTDVGGLSDLLGSFEVPLIASGGVSGLDDLETLAGLASPDGRRLAGVIVGKAIYEGRVDVTSALEVLREAGG comes from the coding sequence GTGGAGCTCTTTCCGGCCATAGATCTGCGTGGCGGTCGTTGCGTGCGTCTTGTCGAAGGCAATTTCGACGACGAGACCGTTTACGGCGACGACCCTATCTCGATGGGACAAGCCTTCGCTTCGGCCGGCGCAAGGTGGATACACGTCGTGGACCTGGATGCCGCTCGAACGGGTGAACCGGTGAACCGGAAAGTGATCGCGGAACTGGCCTCGACCCTCGGCCATCGAGTCAAGGTGCAGACCGGTGGGGGAGTGCGTTCTCACGAAGATGCCGAGCAACTCCTCGATTCAGGGGTGGCCCGAGTCGTGGTCGGCACCGCGGCTTTGGAGAAGCCCGGCTTTCTGCGATCGCTGTGTCTCGAGTGGCCCGGAAGGGTGGCCGCCGGCGTCGACCATCGTGACGGAGAGCTTCGCTTGCGCGGATGGGAGGAGCGCGCGGGTGTGAAGGTCGCCGACGCAGTCGAGTCCTTTGCGGAGGCCGGCGCAGCAGCAGTCGTCGTCACCGACATATCACGCGACGGCAATCTCGCAGGCACGGACGTCGGCGGGCTCTCGGACTTGCTCGGCAGCTTCGAAGTTCCGCTGATCGCATCGGGTGGAGTGTCGGGGCTGGACGATCTCGAAACGCTCGCCGGATTGGCCTCTCCCGACGGCCGGCGTCTCGCAGGAGTGATCGTCGGCAAGGCCATCTACGAGGGACGGGTCGACGTCACGAGCGCGCTCGAGGTTCTTCGGGAGGCCGGCGGTTGA
- the hisH gene encoding imidazole glycerol phosphate synthase subunit HisH codes for MIAVLDYGIGNLRSAEKALQRQGGDARLVSDPDEAATAASVVLPGVGGFGRCIEALRDTGLDKVALDAIESGKPFLGICVGMQMLYEGSEESPGVTGLGVLPGIVEKLPAGVKVPQMQWNQLQLEEPGHALVAGLGPQPWVYFVHSYSPPAGDPAVATCDYGGRVVAAVARGNVWATQFHPEKSGAVGLEMLGNFVRAAEATR; via the coding sequence GTGATCGCGGTCCTCGACTACGGCATCGGCAACCTTCGATCGGCGGAGAAGGCGTTGCAACGGCAAGGCGGCGACGCCCGGCTGGTCTCAGATCCGGACGAAGCCGCAACTGCCGCGTCGGTGGTGCTACCCGGAGTCGGAGGCTTCGGTCGCTGCATCGAAGCTCTACGCGACACTGGACTCGACAAGGTCGCCCTCGACGCCATCGAGTCTGGAAAGCCTTTTCTCGGTATCTGTGTCGGGATGCAAATGCTGTACGAAGGATCCGAGGAGTCGCCCGGAGTCACCGGCCTCGGTGTACTCCCCGGAATAGTGGAGAAACTTCCGGCGGGCGTGAAGGTTCCCCAGATGCAGTGGAACCAGTTGCAGCTCGAGGAACCCGGTCACGCACTCGTCGCCGGCCTCGGCCCGCAGCCCTGGGTCTACTTCGTGCACTCGTATTCGCCCCCGGCGGGCGATCCGGCGGTCGCGACGTGCGACTACGGAGGAAGGGTTGTGGCCGCCGTCGCGAGGGGGAACGTGTGGGCAACCCAGTTCCACCCCGAGAAGTCGGGAGCTGTCGGGCTGGAGATGCTGGGCAATTTCGTTCGGGCAGCAGAGGCGACCCGCTGA
- the hisB gene encoding imidazoleglycerol-phosphate dehydratase HisB, whose protein sequence is MTARNPVVRERATKETSIVLRLAIDGEGDVSVATGLPFFDHMIAQLGKHAGFDLSLKATGDLDVDAHHTVEDAGILLGEAFREALGDKAGIRRFASIDVPLDEALISVAVDLSGRPFLVYEVDPGAGGEAYPIGSPPFDPQLAEEFWRAFVTAAGMTLHLRMVSGRNTHHILEASFKGVARALRDAVRIEGGGVPSTKGTL, encoded by the coding sequence GTGACCGCTAGGAATCCGGTTGTGCGCGAACGCGCGACCAAGGAGACCTCGATCGTCCTTCGCCTCGCAATAGACGGCGAAGGGGACGTGTCAGTCGCGACCGGCCTTCCCTTTTTCGATCACATGATCGCCCAGCTCGGAAAGCATGCGGGGTTCGACCTTTCGCTGAAAGCGACCGGGGATCTCGACGTGGACGCGCACCACACCGTCGAGGACGCGGGCATCCTTCTCGGCGAGGCGTTCCGAGAGGCGCTCGGCGACAAGGCCGGCATTCGGCGGTTCGCGTCGATCGATGTGCCCCTGGACGAGGCGTTGATCTCGGTAGCAGTCGACTTGTCCGGACGTCCGTTCCTCGTGTACGAGGTCGACCCGGGAGCCGGCGGGGAGGCGTACCCGATCGGGAGTCCTCCGTTCGATCCACAGTTGGCTGAGGAGTTCTGGCGCGCGTTCGTTACCGCCGCCGGCATGACGTTGCACTTGAGAATGGTCTCGGGCCGCAACACCCATCACATTCTCGAGGCGTCGTTCAAGGGCGTGGCCCGGGCCTTGCGCGACGCGGTGCGGATCGAGGGTGGGGGAGTCCCTTCGACAAAGGGGACTCTGTGA
- the hisC gene encoding histidinol-phosphate transaminase, with amino-acid sequence MPLPEPREDLGLREGYHSPQAVVSVRLNTNESPLPPPAGWLGALVTELREIPFNRYPDRSAIHLRSALADFHGVSPDQVFCANGSNEVLQSLCLAYGGPGRAAAVFEPTYALHSHIAHLTSTKVVEGQRRPDFSLDVDAVRDVVGETSPSLTFLCSPNNPTGMAEDRSSVEVVLSCAPGLVVVDEAYGQFSDWSAVSLVEDSRPLVVTRTFSKTWSMAAARLGYLIGPAEVVTALERVALPYHLDSFKQAAGRLALEFVSEMEERVGLIVRERQRVEGELGKLPVTVWPSQANFVLFRPERRKGSEVWQGLLDRSVLVRDTSSWPGLSGCLRVTIGTPAENDAFLSALKEVLRDR; translated from the coding sequence ATGCCGCTGCCCGAGCCTCGCGAGGATCTCGGACTTCGCGAGGGATACCACTCTCCACAGGCCGTCGTGTCGGTTCGTCTCAACACCAACGAGTCGCCTTTGCCGCCACCCGCCGGCTGGTTGGGCGCGCTAGTCACCGAGCTGCGCGAGATTCCTTTCAACCGGTACCCGGATCGTTCGGCGATTCACCTCCGTAGCGCGCTGGCGGATTTCCACGGAGTGTCGCCGGATCAGGTGTTCTGCGCGAACGGGTCGAACGAAGTCCTCCAGTCGCTGTGCCTCGCATACGGCGGGCCGGGACGCGCCGCCGCTGTGTTCGAGCCGACTTACGCGCTGCACTCGCACATCGCTCATCTCACGTCGACCAAGGTCGTAGAGGGGCAGCGCCGTCCGGACTTCTCGCTCGACGTGGATGCGGTGAGGGATGTGGTTGGCGAGACGTCTCCGTCGCTGACGTTTCTGTGCTCGCCGAACAACCCGACTGGAATGGCAGAGGACCGCTCCAGCGTCGAGGTGGTGCTTTCATGCGCGCCCGGGTTGGTCGTGGTGGACGAGGCTTACGGTCAGTTTTCGGACTGGTCGGCGGTCTCTTTGGTTGAGGACTCGCGACCGCTAGTGGTCACCCGGACCTTCTCGAAGACGTGGTCCATGGCGGCCGCGCGGCTCGGGTATCTCATCGGGCCGGCAGAGGTCGTCACCGCCCTCGAGCGGGTGGCGCTCCCTTACCATCTCGACTCGTTCAAGCAGGCTGCGGGCAGGCTGGCTTTGGAGTTCGTGAGCGAGATGGAAGAGCGCGTTGGCCTCATCGTCAGAGAGCGCCAGAGAGTCGAGGGCGAGCTCGGAAAGCTTCCAGTGACGGTGTGGCCATCACAGGCGAACTTCGTCCTCTTCCGCCCCGAGCGGCGAAAAGGAAGCGAAGTTTGGCAGGGGCTTTTGGACCGATCCGTTCTGGTGCGCGACACGTCGTCGTGGCCGGGTCTGTCCGGATGCCTGCGGGTCACCATCGGAACGCCGGCGGAGAACGACGCTTTCCTGTCCGCTCTAAAGGAGGTTCTCCGTGACCGCTAG
- the hisD gene encoding histidinol dehydrogenase, protein MLRPLDLRGATGDLRKLLPAPDLTEDGPTASVREILAMVRAGGDSALRDLTERFDKAVIDELRVPPSEVRAALDEIPGDLRVALRVAHENIVDYHREQLRPDIRHEKDGIVVREIRRPVERAGLYVPGGRAPLASTVLMTAGPARVAGVGAIAMCSPTGPDGKLAPAILAAAAIAEVDEVYRVGGAQAIGAMAYGTDSIPAVDVIVGPGNRYVAIAERLVAGEGAVGVPSAFTGPSEVAVVADDSTPPEYAAVDLVVQAEHGPDGLAYLITWSPEAADRITREVDRIVAASPRRQEIESTLVGGGYSVLVDGPEQAMAVANAVAAEHLELLNDDPESLVPLVRSAGAVFLGPWAPASVGDYAAGPNHVLPTARSARFGSALRVDDFCKFIHLVDVDRPALDRLAPHVAAMARSEGLAAHADSVLIRAGGSR, encoded by the coding sequence ATGCTTAGACCCTTGGACCTGCGCGGGGCGACGGGCGACCTCAGGAAGCTCCTTCCGGCGCCCGACCTGACCGAGGACGGGCCCACCGCCTCGGTTCGGGAGATCCTCGCGATGGTCCGTGCCGGAGGCGACTCGGCGCTTCGTGACCTGACCGAGCGGTTCGACAAGGCCGTAATCGACGAGCTGCGCGTTCCGCCGTCCGAAGTCCGCGCCGCGCTGGACGAGATCCCCGGGGATTTGCGCGTGGCGCTACGTGTGGCGCATGAGAACATCGTGGACTACCACCGCGAGCAGCTGCGGCCGGATATCAGGCATGAAAAAGACGGGATCGTCGTGCGTGAGATCCGGCGCCCGGTCGAGCGGGCGGGGTTGTACGTGCCGGGCGGCAGGGCGCCGCTGGCATCAACGGTGCTCATGACCGCCGGACCGGCGCGCGTCGCCGGGGTCGGCGCGATCGCGATGTGCTCGCCCACCGGCCCCGACGGGAAGCTCGCGCCCGCGATCCTCGCGGCGGCGGCCATCGCTGAGGTGGACGAGGTCTACCGGGTCGGCGGTGCTCAAGCGATCGGGGCGATGGCTTACGGGACCGATTCGATCCCGGCGGTGGACGTGATCGTCGGGCCCGGCAACCGCTACGTGGCGATCGCCGAGAGGCTCGTCGCGGGCGAAGGCGCGGTTGGAGTTCCCTCGGCGTTCACCGGCCCCTCCGAGGTCGCCGTCGTGGCCGACGACTCCACCCCGCCCGAGTACGCGGCCGTCGACCTCGTGGTGCAGGCGGAGCACGGACCGGACGGCCTTGCCTACCTGATCACCTGGTCGCCCGAGGCTGCCGACCGGATAACACGCGAAGTGGACCGCATCGTTGCGGCATCTCCTCGACGTCAGGAGATCGAGTCGACCCTCGTCGGCGGCGGATATTCGGTCCTGGTCGACGGGCCGGAGCAGGCGATGGCCGTCGCCAACGCCGTAGCCGCGGAGCATCTCGAGTTGCTCAACGACGATCCTGAATCGCTCGTCCCCCTTGTCCGCAGCGCCGGCGCGGTGTTTCTCGGTCCTTGGGCGCCGGCGAGCGTCGGTGACTACGCGGCAGGCCCCAACCACGTCTTGCCGACGGCGCGTTCCGCGAGGTTCGGAAGCGCGCTGCGAGTCGACGACTTCTGCAAGTTCATCCATCTGGTCGACGTTGATCGGCCGGCCCTGGACCGCCTTGCTCCTCACGTCGCGGCCATGGCGAGAAGCGAGGGTCTCGCAGCTCATGCCGACTCGGTTCTGATCCGCGCCGGCGGCTCCCGCTGA
- the nth gene encoding endonuclease III, which translates to MGLPRTPKGRARETAKRLAVEYPGTAKDLCALDFETPFQLVVATVLSAQTTDENVNKATPALFARYPEPADLAAADPEDVEKLIHSTGFFRSKARSIIGLSKALEERFGGRVPDDMDDLDTLPGVGRKTANVILSVAFGKPGLAVDTHVTRLTRLIGLTESTDPVKIESDVTAMLPPEEWGAFGLRLILHGRRVCIARRPRCPDCVLNDFCPSSTVLASARRR; encoded by the coding sequence ATGGGACTCCCCCGTACCCCCAAAGGAAGAGCGCGCGAGACCGCAAAGCGGCTTGCCGTCGAATATCCCGGGACGGCCAAGGACCTGTGCGCTCTTGACTTCGAGACGCCGTTCCAACTTGTGGTGGCAACAGTGCTGTCGGCGCAAACGACCGACGAGAACGTGAACAAGGCCACCCCCGCCCTGTTCGCTCGCTATCCCGAGCCGGCTGACCTCGCCGCCGCCGACCCCGAGGATGTCGAGAAGCTCATCCACTCGACGGGGTTCTTCCGGTCCAAGGCACGAAGCATCATCGGGCTGAGCAAGGCGTTGGAGGAACGCTTCGGGGGTCGGGTACCGGATGACATGGACGACCTCGACACCCTCCCCGGTGTCGGGCGCAAGACCGCCAACGTGATACTGAGCGTCGCCTTCGGCAAGCCGGGCCTCGCGGTCGATACCCACGTCACCCGGCTCACCCGGCTCATAGGCCTGACCGAGTCCACCGACCCTGTGAAGATCGAGTCGGACGTCACCGCGATGCTGCCTCCGGAGGAGTGGGGCGCTTTCGGGCTGCGCCTGATCCTCCACGGGAGGCGGGTCTGCATCGCCCGCCGGCCCAGGTGCCCCGACTGCGTTCTGAACGACTTCTGCCCGTCGTCGACGGTTCTCGCTAGCGCTCGGCGTCGATGA
- the rlmN gene encoding 23S rRNA (adenine(2503)-C(2))-methyltransferase RlmN yields the protein MKLATGRYDLTRDDLAEVLSDQPGYRVEQVWRGLHAESRCPAEMTNLPGSLRIRLEEELPSGLRLVAESRSDKGQTVKWLWELHDGAQIETVLMHYPDRATVCISSQAGCAMRCSFCATGQAGFSRHLSAGEIVEQVVAARREAAKSRVSNVVFMGMGEPMANYDNVWSAIRRIHDDLGLSARHLTLSTVGVVPGIRRMAGEDLPVNLAVSLHAANDALRNKLVPLNRRYPLSALMEVCRQYVTAKGRRLSFEWALIAGVNDRPSDAAELAELATPLGAHVNLIPLNPTPGYPVRGSDPRAVKRFRSSLENAGVNATVRRNRGTDIDAACGQLAARVARGGTSRTPRTL from the coding sequence ATGAAGCTCGCGACCGGGCGGTACGACCTCACGCGGGACGACCTCGCCGAGGTCCTCTCGGATCAACCCGGTTATCGGGTCGAGCAGGTCTGGCGCGGCCTGCACGCCGAGTCCCGATGTCCGGCGGAGATGACCAACCTTCCGGGCTCGCTCCGCATCCGTCTCGAAGAGGAGCTTCCGTCGGGTCTGCGACTTGTCGCCGAGTCGAGATCGGACAAGGGGCAGACCGTCAAGTGGCTGTGGGAACTCCACGACGGTGCCCAGATCGAAACGGTACTTATGCACTATCCGGACCGCGCAACGGTGTGCATTTCCAGCCAGGCTGGCTGCGCGATGCGCTGTTCGTTCTGCGCTACCGGGCAGGCCGGATTCAGCCGGCATCTAAGCGCCGGCGAGATCGTCGAGCAGGTCGTCGCTGCGCGGCGTGAAGCTGCGAAGTCGCGCGTGTCGAACGTCGTCTTCATGGGCATGGGCGAGCCGATGGCCAATTACGACAACGTCTGGTCCGCCATCCGCCGGATCCACGACGACCTCGGTCTATCCGCCCGTCACCTGACTTTGTCGACCGTCGGGGTTGTGCCCGGTATACGCCGGATGGCGGGCGAGGACCTGCCTGTCAACCTCGCGGTCTCCCTGCATGCCGCCAACGACGCGTTGCGCAACAAGCTCGTTCCCCTGAACCGTCGCTATCCGCTAAGCGCCCTCATGGAGGTGTGCCGCCAGTACGTGACAGCGAAGGGCCGCCGGCTGAGCTTCGAATGGGCGCTGATCGCCGGGGTCAACGACCGGCCATCCGACGCAGCCGAGCTCGCAGAGTTGGCGACGCCCCTCGGCGCCCACGTCAACCTGATCCCCCTCAACCCCACACCCGGCTATCCGGTGAGGGGAAGCGACCCACGAGCGGTCAAGCGCTTCCGTTCGTCGCTAGAAAACGCAGGGGTCAACGCAACGGTTCGGCGAAACCGCGGCACCGACATCGACGCCGCCTGCGGGCAATTGGCCGCCCGGGTAGCTCGCGGAGGAACGTCCCGAACACCACGTACCCTGTGA